GTCTCGATGCAACGGCGAGCGCAACCGATGCCAAAGGCGACCAAGCCCCACAGCAAGCCTGACGCTTTGCCCCTGGCGCGATGTCGAACATCGCGCCTTTCCTTCCCAAGATGAGTTCCATGCCTGATTCCCTTACCTCGCCAATCCTCGGCATCGATGGCCACGCCCATGTCTTCGACCGCGAGCTGACGCTCACTTCGGGCCGACGCTACACACCCGATTACGACGCCACGCTGGATGCGTACCTGACGCAATTGCGTATTCACGGCTTGAGCCATGGTGTATTGGTGCAGCCGAGTTTTCTCGGTACCGATAACCGCTACCTGCTGGCCGCGCTGCAACAGGCTCCACAGCAACTGCGCGGTGTCGCGGTGGTGGATATCGATATCAGCCGTGAACAGCTGGAGAAAATGGGCGAGCAAGGCATTGTCGGCATACGCCTGAACCTGATGGGCAAGGCGCTGCCTGACTTCACCGAGCCGCAGTGGCAGCGCCTGTTCGGCCATGTCGCCGATCTGGGGTGGCATGTGGAACTGCATCGCGGTGTCGTCGATTTACCGCAAGTGATTCGCGGGCTGTTGCCTTTCGGCTGCAAGATCGTAATCGATCACTTCGGCCGCCCGGATGCGCTGTCGGGCGTCGATCACCCGGCATTCCAGGCTTTGCTGGAGACCGGTTCGAATGGGCAAGTTTGGGTAAAAGTCTCGGCCATCTACCGCCTCGGCGGTAACAACCAGCAGAACATGGCTTTCGCCCAAGCGGCCTTGCCATTACTGGTCAAGCATTTTGGTCTGGACCGACTGGTTTGGGGCAGCGATTGGCCGCATACCCAGCATGAGCAGGACGTCAGTTTCGATACCGTAGTTCAGCAGCTGCAGGAATCAGGCTGCGATGACAGCGTGCGCCGGGCGCTGTTGATCGAAGCGCCGCAGGCGTTGTTTGGGTTTTTCGGTGGTTAGATACATCTAGTAGGACCGGCTTTAGCCAGGAGGAGGCGGGTACATTCGCAGCGGTTGCGTCGTCAGATCTTCCGCCCTCCCGGCTAAAGCCGGTCCTACGGATTGAGCTAGTCTCCTGCAACTCAAACCAACGCCTTAACCTGCCGACACTCCAGACTCAAACTCGCGCCACCCAATGAGCTGGTGCCGATGTGCAGCGTAAAGCCGTGCAGGTTGACGATCGCCGCGACGATGGACAAGCCCAGGCCGAAGCCGCTTTGCTGATTGCCGTTTTCACTGCGATAGAAACGTCGGAATACCGCTTTGCGTTCCGCTTCAGGAATGCCGGGGCCGGAGTCTTCCACGGTAATGCAGGTGCTGCCGCCTTCGGCGCGTGCGCCAAGAGTGACGCTGCCGCCCGGTGGTGTGAACTTGATCGAGTTGCTCAACAGATTGGCCAGCGCTTCAAACAGCAGGGCGTGATCACCGAGCAATGGCGGCAGGTCGTCGTCCACCTGTAAATACAGGCTGACACCGCCTTCTTCGGCCAGCGGCAAGTAGAAATCATGCACTTCCTGCAATAGAGGCTTGGGCTCCAGTTCGACGAATGCCGAGCGTCGTTGATGATCTTCCAGCTCTGAAATTCGCAGCAAGCCACGAAAGCGTGCCATCAGCGTGTCGGCTTCGGCGATGACTTGATCCATTTGCGTGGCGACCAGGGAATCTTCCGGCGACTGCTGCTGAATGCGGTACAGCTGCGCACGCAGGCGGGTCAACGGCGTGCGCAGGTCGTGGGCAATGTTGTCGCAGACGCCCTTGACCTCGTTCATCAGTTTTTCGATGCGGTCGAGCATGGCGTTGACGATCACGGCCAGCATGTCCAGCTCATCGCGACGGGTTGAAACCGGCAGGCGGCGGGTAAGGTCCCCGGCGACGATGGCTTCGGCGCTGGCCTGAATGCCGCGAATGCGCCGCAACGGGCGGCGCCGTAGCAAATGCCAGCCGGCAATGCCGGGAATAATCGTCAGCGACAAACCCCAGAGCAGAGCATGCAATATCAGCGTGGTGACGGCGAACAGCGAACCGTTGTCGCGCACCAGCACCAGCCAGTGTCCGTCCAGGGTTCGGCTGGCGACTGCATCGCAACTGTCGCGCGGCATGTCGGGGTCATCGGAGTCGACGCAGTTGTTGAGTTCGTGAATCGTGCCGTCCAGCGGCAGACTGGCCGGGATGTTGCGGATCGGTCCGGCCAATGGCTGCAACCGAGCGTCGAACAGGCCGTAGGCGTCCACGGCGCGCATGTCGAAAGTCATGCTGGTGGCCAGCGCTTCGACCAGTTGTTCGCCCTGGAAGCGGGCGAACAGTTGTTGGCGTTGCATGAGCGAGTGGCGGGCCAGGTTGTCGAGATAGCTGGTGACTTCCCAGTACACCACGCCGATCAGGGTGCAGCTCCAGGCTACGAAGAGAAAACTGTAC
This genomic window from Pseudomonas sp. G.S.17 contains:
- a CDS encoding HAMP domain-containing sensor histidine kinase; the protein is MSLLNPSNGWRSSSSRLLALYSFLFVAWSCTLIGVVYWEVTSYLDNLARHSLMQRQQLFARFQGEQLVEALATSMTFDMRAVDAYGLFDARLQPLAGPIRNIPASLPLDGTIHELNNCVDSDDPDMPRDSCDAVASRTLDGHWLVLVRDNGSLFAVTTLILHALLWGLSLTIIPGIAGWHLLRRRPLRRIRGIQASAEAIVAGDLTRRLPVSTRRDELDMLAVIVNAMLDRIEKLMNEVKGVCDNIAHDLRTPLTRLRAQLYRIQQQSPEDSLVATQMDQVIAEADTLMARFRGLLRISELEDHQRRSAFVELEPKPLLQEVHDFYLPLAEEGGVSLYLQVDDDLPPLLGDHALLFEALANLLSNSIKFTPPGGSVTLGARAEGGSTCITVEDSGPGIPEAERKAVFRRFYRSENGNQQSGFGLGLSIVAAIVNLHGFTLHIGTSSLGGASLSLECRQVKALV
- a CDS encoding amidohydrolase family protein, coding for MPDSLTSPILGIDGHAHVFDRELTLTSGRRYTPDYDATLDAYLTQLRIHGLSHGVLVQPSFLGTDNRYLLAALQQAPQQLRGVAVVDIDISREQLEKMGEQGIVGIRLNLMGKALPDFTEPQWQRLFGHVADLGWHVELHRGVVDLPQVIRGLLPFGCKIVIDHFGRPDALSGVDHPAFQALLETGSNGQVWVKVSAIYRLGGNNQQNMAFAQAALPLLVKHFGLDRLVWGSDWPHTQHEQDVSFDTVVQQLQESGCDDSVRRALLIEAPQALFGFFGG